Sequence from the uncultured Flavobacterium sp. genome:
ACAAAGCATTTGATAGAGCAAGGATGCAGAAGAATTGCGCATTTAACTGCCGGATCAGAATTTGGTACACTTTATAATGAACGAAAGAGAGGTTACATCGATGCCTTATTAGAACATGAACTGCCAGTCGATGAAAGTTTGATTATTAGTCTGAAAGAAATGAAGTATGAAGATGGAGTAAAGGCTTGCAATCAATTATTTGATTTAAAACCTCCTCCGGACGGTCTTTTTGCTCCTGGAGATATTCTTGCTGTAAGTGCAGTACAGACCGCTAAAAAAAGAGGTGTTAAAATACCTGAAGAGTTTGCGGTAATAGGGTTTAACAATGATCCAATTTCTGAAATCATTGAGCCTAACATCTCTACTATAACACATCCTGCTGAGAAAATGGGTAAAGCTGCGGCTGAACTGATTATCAAAAATCTAAAATCGGCTAAGGAAGAAGATGCAAAAGAAATTACATTTTTAAATACACAAGTCCTCATACGTGAATCCTCTAAAAGGATTTAAAACTCACTTTAATTCTATAAAATAACCTGTTAATACATACGTATTAACAGGTTATTTTTTTACAATAAAACCTCGATTTTAATTTGCCGTCGATGATTTAAATCTCTTAGCGAAATAATCTAAAATTTAAAAAAAATCGATTTTTAGTTTTTTATTACCATATTTTTGTATTTTAGCGCAACCGATTGCAAGTTGTGTATTTTTTCTGAAAGTATATTTTTTTAGCACTTTTTTTGATAAATAAGTTGCTTTTGGATAAAATCTGTGATTTGTACTTAAAATGATAAATTGATAGAAAGCAAATAAAATGACGTATACAAAAAGGACTTTTTTCAGATCTATTTTACTTTTTTTTGCGGTTTGCTATTCTGTATCGGCTCAAAAAGATTATAAATTATGGTTGCAATACAATAAGATTACTAATGATGATCTGAAAGCAGAATATCTTTCCAATATTCAGGAAATTGTTTCTTTGGGAAATTCTGAAACTATAAAAATTGCCCGTGCTGAATTAGAATTAGGTTTGAATGAGATGTTAGGAAACAAACTCGAAAATGAGTCAATAACTACGGGAGATAATACTATTATTATTGGTTCGAAAGCATCGTTAGATTCAGAAATCCAAAAAGAAATTGGAAACTTTGATCAGATCAATGAAGAAGGGTTTATGATTAAGTCAATTTTCGTAAAAGATAAAAAACACATTTTGATCACCGGTAAAAAGGACATTGGAGTTTTATACGGCGTTTATACTTTTTTAAGATTGATTCAAACCAATAAGTCAATTAAAAATCTAAATATTGTTGATGCACCTAAAACAAATATTAGAATTCTAAATCATTGGGATAATTTGGACAGAACCGTTGAACGCGGTTATGCCGGATTCTCTTTGTGGAATTGGCAAAAATTACCTGATTTTATAGATCAGCGTTATATTGATTACGCCAGAGCCAATGCATCAATTGGGATTAACGGAACTGTTTTGACCAATGTAAATGCAAATGCCTTAATCTTAACACCTCAATATTTAGAGAAAGTTCAAGCTTTGGCCAATGTATTCAGACCATACGGAATCAAAGTGTATTTAACAGCAAGATTTTCGGCACCAATTGAAATTGGAGGTTTAAAAACAGCCGACCCAAAAGATGCTGAAGTAATAAAGTGGTGGAAAAATAAAGCAGCTGAAATTTACAAACAAATCCCTGATTTTGGAGGTTTCTTGGTCAAAGCAAATTCAGAAGGTCAACCGGGACCACAAAACTACGGAAGAGATCACGTTGATGGAGCCAATATGCTGGCTGATGCCGTAGCACCTTTTGGAGGCATAATTATGTGGCGTGCATTTGTGTATTCAGAACATGATGCTAATGATCGTGCTAAACAAGCATATGCCGAATTTGTGCCTTACGACGGAAAGTTTAGAGAAAATGTGATTGTTCAGGTAAAAAATGGCGCGATCGATTTTCAGCCTCGCGAACCTTTTCATCCCATGTTTGGTGCAATGCAAAAAACACCTTTAATGATGGAGTTTCAAATCACACAGGAATATCTGGGTTTTAGTACACATTTGGTTTATTTACCCAAATTATTTCAGGAAGTTTTAGAATCGGACACCTATCAAAAAGGAAAAGGTACAACGATCGCCAAAGTAATTGATGGTACTTTGAGTCACACAAAACTTAGCGGAATTGCAGGTGTTTCGAATATAGGAAATGATCTAAACTGGACCGGACATCCTTTTGCACAGGCAAATTGGTATGGCTTTGGAAGACTGGCATGGAATCCTTACTTAGACTCTGAAACTATTGCTGATGAATGGCTGAGATGTACATTTTCGAACGATGAAAACTTCATTAAACCAGTTAAAGGTATGATGATTCAATCAAGAGAAGCGGTTGTAAATTACATGACTCCTCTGGGTTTGCATCACATTATGGATACGGGACATCATTATGGTCCGGGTCCGTGGGTTTCTAATTTATCAAGACCAGAATGGAATCCGGTGTATTATCACAAAGCGGATAAAAACGGAATAGGTTTCGACCGTTCTAAAACAGGAACCAATGCCACAGCACAATACGCGCCAGAAATAGAAAAACTTTTTTCGACTTTAGAAACTTGTCCGGAGAAAGATTTATTGTGGTTTCATCATGTTTCCTGGGATTATAAATTAAAAAATGGACAAACACTTTGGAATGGTTTGGCTTTAAAATATCAGGAAGGCGTAAATCAGGTAAAAGAAATGCAGAATATCTGGGACAAAACTGAAAAATATATTGACAGTGATCGTTTTAAAGAAGTTCAAATGTTATTAAAAATTCAGTATCAGGAAGCAAAATGGTGGCGCGATGCCTGTCTGCTTTATTTTCAGCAATACTCGGGTAAAGAATTGCCGGTTGGAGTAGAGAAACCAAAACAGTCTTTGGACTATTTTAAATCATTAAAGTTTCCTTTTGCACCGGGAAATGGATAGGTAAATGAACTATTGAATAATTGTAACGCGAATCCGTGTAATCAGCGTCCAATAAATATATATTAAAAAAAATGAGTACAAAAACGGCAATTGTAACCGGAGGAAATTCGGGTTTGGGTTTCGCAACAGCGAAGAAATTATGCGATAACGGAATCAAAACCTATATAATCGGAAGAACGAAAGAAAAAACAGAAGAAGCTTGTAAGGAAATTGGACCAAATGCAATTCCAGTACTTTTTGATCTTAATAATATTGATGGAATTGCAGAAATGATTGAGAATCTGACCAGAGAAAATCGGATTGATATTTTGGTAAATAATGCAGGAATCAACATGAAAAAGGAATTTTTAGACGTTACTGATGAAGATTTTCTATCCATAATTCACACCAATTTGTTAAGTGTTTTTGCCGTTAGTAAAGCTGTTGTAAAAAACATGAAAGAAAATGGCGGCGGAAGTATTATTAATATTAGTTCAATGGCTTCACAATACGGAATTCCGAAAGTAATTGCATATTCTGCCAGTAAAGGCGCAATAGAATCCATGACACGTGCAATGGCGGTAGAGTTGGCACCATTTGGAATCAGAGTAAACTGTATTGCGCCGGGTTTTATTAAAACAAAAATGTCAGCAAAAGCTTTGGACAGTGATCCGGAAAGAAAAAATAAAGTGCTTTCAAGAACTCCGATGGGCGTTTTAGGAGAACCATCAGATATTGCAGATGCGGTTTATTATTTCGCCTTGAGCGAATCAAAATATACAACCGGAACTATTTTACCAGTTGATGGAGGAAATAGTATTGGTTTTTAAATCTTAAGGAATAAATGAATAGCGTTCAGCTTTAGCTGGATGTAAATAGTTGCTAATTTAAATTGCCTATAGAGGAACGCGGATTAAACGGATTTTTCATCTGTGTTCCTTTTGCAAAGAGTTAGATAGAATTGTTAAGATTAAAATGATTTTGTTTCACGCAGATTTTGCAGATTAGAGCAAATTTAATTTTAGATTTTTATTAAATTAATTTGCGCTTATCAGCTTAAATCTTTTTAAATCTGCGTGAAAAATAACTAAGACATATACATAATTTGGATATCAGTACTTTATGTTTAAATAATTCTAATAGTAGTTTAGTATGATAAAAATGCAGCAAACCATGCGGTGGTTTGGTCCTCAGGATAACGTCACTTTAAAAGATATTAAGCAAGCCGGCGCGACAGGAATCGTAACGGCACTGCATCAAATTCCTGTTGGAGAAGTCTGGACAATCGATGATATTAAAGAAAGAAAGCAAATGATTATCGAAGCCGGATTAGAGTGGTTGGTTGTAGAAAGTTTGCCTGTTCATGAAGAAATAAAGCGCGCTACCGGAAATTATTTGCAATACATTGAAAACTATAAAATTATTATCAAAAATCTTTCAGCATGCGGTATTAAAATCATCACTTATAATTTTATGCCAGTTTTAGATTGGGTTAGAACAAATCACAATTTTGTTAATGAAGACGGAAGTAAAGCTTTGTTGTATAATCAGGATGCCTTTACTTATTTTGATGTTTTTTTATTAAAAAGACCCAATTCAGAGAATGATTATTCTGAGGTTGAAAAAGAAAAAGCATTGCAATTTGGTAATAAACTTTCGAAAGAAGAAAAAGAATTACTTTTTAAAAATGTGTTATTAGGATTGCCGGGAAGTAAAATCAGCTTTACTGCGGAAGAAATTCTTTCACTATTAAATAATTACGCTGAAATTACTAATGAGAAATTAAGAGAGAATCTGATTTATTTTTTATCAGAAGTAGCTCCGGTAGCTGCTGAATGTGATTCTAAATTAGCGATACATCCAGATGATCCGCCATTTTCGGTTTTAGGCTTGCCCAGAATTGTTTCTACCGAAGAGGATATCAAAAAAATATTGCTTGCGGTTCCTTTAAATTCGAATGGATTGTGTTATTGCACAGGTTCGTTGGGAGCAGATCCGAAAAATAATCTGGAAAGAATTATTGATAATTGGGGAGACAGGATTCACTTTTTGCATCTTCGAAATACCTTCCGCGAAAGCGAAACTATTTTCAGAGAATCAGAACATTTGAAAGGTGATACAAAAATGGAAAGTATTGTCGAAAAAATTCTTTTACTAATGAATTTCAGAAAAGTAAGTGTACCAATGCGTCCCGATCACGGATTTTTACATTCCATTGACGAAGAAAAAGAAACTTATCCCGGATATTCTTTAACAGGAAGACTAAAAGGTCTTGCCGAACTAAGAGGCTTGGAAATGGGAATTGCTTATAAACTCGAAAATAATACTTTTTGAAATTTTAAAAACTCAAAAATAAAATTAACTATTAACCTTAAACCAAAAAAAATGAGATTAATTAATTGCTATTTACCGCTCTTGTCCCTTGTGATTTTAAGCAGCTGTAATGTGAAAAAAGAAAAAAGCGCTATTTCTTTAAAAGACAGTTATAAAAACGATTTTTATATAGGAACAGCCTTGAGTGCAGATCAAATTGAAGAAAAAAATGCCAAAGAAGATTCCTTAATAAAAAAGGAATTTAATGCTATAACAGCCGAGAATATCATGAAATCGATGTTTGTACATCCTTTCAAAGACAAATATGATTTTGCCCTGACGGATAAATTTATTGCTTATGGCGAAAAAAACAAGATGTTTATTCATGGCCACACTTTGATTTGGCACAGCCAATTGGCGCCGTGGATGCAAAAAATTAAAGACAGCACAGAAATGAAAGCCTTTATTAAAGATCATATCACGACAATTGTTTCTAAATACAAAGGCAGAGTTGATTCCTGGGATGTGGTCAATGAAGCGTTGAACGAAGATGGAACTTTAAGAAAATCGATATTTCTAAATACACTTGGAGAAAGCTATCTTGTAGATGCTTTTAAATGGGCTGCAGCTGCTGACCCAAAAGTTGATTTGTATTATAACGATTATAATAATGAAGCACCGGCTAAAAGAGCGGGAAATATTGCTTTAATCAAAAAAATCAAGGCAGCCGGAGGAAAAATTGATGGTGTGGGAATTCAGGCGCATTGGAAATTAAATCATCCGGCATTAGAAGAAATTGAGAAAAGTATCTTGGAATATTCTGCCGCTGGAGTTAAAGTAGCTTTTACCGAACTTGATATTTCTGTACTGCCAGATCCACATAATTTAAATGGTGCCGATGTAAATCAGAATTTTGAATTGAATGCAAAAATGAATCCTTATCCTAAATCACTTCCGGATTCTGTACAGGTTAAACTTGCCGAGCGTTATGCCTCGATCTTTAAATTATTTTTAAAGCATAAAGATAAAATTAGTCGTGTAACATTTTGGGGAGTTCATGATGGACAATCCTGGTTAAATGACTGGCCTATAAAAGGCAGGACAAATTACCCATTGTTATTTGATAAAGACTTAAAGCATAAAAAAGCGTATAACAGTGTAATTGAATTAAAAGAAACAAAACAATAAAAATTTGGCTTAAAAAACTCTTTTATTGAAAACTACACAACCGAATGTGCTTTTTGTTTTATATTATGAAATAATACAAAGTGAACTTGCTAATTCTGTTTTTTTATATAATTTTACACAACCGATTGTTTTATTAATTGTTTGTTTTGCAAAACCAAAAAACCAAACGAAATCTGAGAAAAATAAACTCTGATTTCGAACCAAATTAACCACATAAAATAATGAATCACATTTCACAAAAACTATCCATTAAAGAAAAAATCGGATATAGCTTAGGAGATCTCGCTGCAAATTTAGTTTTTCAGACTTTGATGACGTACCTGGCATATTTTTATACTGATATCTATGGATTATCGCCTACGGATTCTTCCATCATTATGCTTGTCGTGGGATTAGTGGCGGCTTTTGTTTTTAATCCTATTATTGGTGTACTGGCTGACAGAACCATTACAAAATGGGGAAAATTCAGACCATGGATCTTAATAACTGCTATACCTTTAGGCATCATTGCATTACTCGCTTTTACAACACCAGGATTCTCTTATCAGGGAAAAGTAATTTATGCCGTTGTAACTTATACTTTATTATTACTGTTTTATGCAAGCAATAATTTACCGTATTCGGCTTTAAGCGGTGTAATTACAGGCGACATGAAAGAGAGAAACAGTCTGTCGTCTTATCGTTTTGTGGCAGTTATGTTTGCCCAATTTTTCGTTCAGGTTTTTATGCTTGGAATTATTAAAAGTGCCGGAAATGGAGACAAAGCCATAGGTATTGAAAAAGTAATGACCGTTTTGGCTGTTATTGGTACTATCATGTTGCTTATCACATTTTTAACAACAAAGGAGCGTATTATTCCAAAACCGGAACAAAAATCAAGTGTTCGTGAAGATCTAAGCGATTTAATGAAAAACAAACCGTGGCTGATTATGTTAAGCCTTACAACGCTCGTATTCATTACTTTGTCTATGAAAGGCGGTTCTTATGTTTACTATTTTGAAAATTATGTCAATAAAGAGGAGTTGGCACTTTTTATACAGCCAATTCTGGATACATTATCAAATATAGGATTGAATCATTTTGGGAATGATCCCGTTTCTGCAGGTTTTGGATTATTCAATGCAGGCGGAATTATATTTATGATCGTGGGAATTACTTTGTCGAAAAGTCTGGCTGATAAATACGGAAAGAGAAATATATTCGGCTTGTTTTTATTCATTTCGACCTTATTTATTCTCGCCTTTTACTTCTTTCCGCCAACCGCGATTAGTTTCATATTCTTCTCCCAGATTTTGCATGGATTTTTCTACGGAATCACAATTCCGCTTTTATGGGCAATGATTGCCGATGTTGCTGATTACTCAGAATGGCTGAATAACCGTCGTGCTACAGCAATTATTTTTTCGGCAATGATGGTAGGTTTAAAAGCAGGTTTAA
This genomic interval carries:
- a CDS encoding alpha-glucuronidase family glycosyl hydrolase; this encodes MTYTKRTFFRSILLFFAVCYSVSAQKDYKLWLQYNKITNDDLKAEYLSNIQEIVSLGNSETIKIARAELELGLNEMLGNKLENESITTGDNTIIIGSKASLDSEIQKEIGNFDQINEEGFMIKSIFVKDKKHILITGKKDIGVLYGVYTFLRLIQTNKSIKNLNIVDAPKTNIRILNHWDNLDRTVERGYAGFSLWNWQKLPDFIDQRYIDYARANASIGINGTVLTNVNANALILTPQYLEKVQALANVFRPYGIKVYLTARFSAPIEIGGLKTADPKDAEVIKWWKNKAAEIYKQIPDFGGFLVKANSEGQPGPQNYGRDHVDGANMLADAVAPFGGIIMWRAFVYSEHDANDRAKQAYAEFVPYDGKFRENVIVQVKNGAIDFQPREPFHPMFGAMQKTPLMMEFQITQEYLGFSTHLVYLPKLFQEVLESDTYQKGKGTTIAKVIDGTLSHTKLSGIAGVSNIGNDLNWTGHPFAQANWYGFGRLAWNPYLDSETIADEWLRCTFSNDENFIKPVKGMMIQSREAVVNYMTPLGLHHIMDTGHHYGPGPWVSNLSRPEWNPVYYHKADKNGIGFDRSKTGTNATAQYAPEIEKLFSTLETCPEKDLLWFHHVSWDYKLKNGQTLWNGLALKYQEGVNQVKEMQNIWDKTEKYIDSDRFKEVQMLLKIQYQEAKWWRDACLLYFQQYSGKELPVGVEKPKQSLDYFKSLKFPFAPGNG
- a CDS encoding SDR family oxidoreductase, with the protein product MSTKTAIVTGGNSGLGFATAKKLCDNGIKTYIIGRTKEKTEEACKEIGPNAIPVLFDLNNIDGIAEMIENLTRENRIDILVNNAGINMKKEFLDVTDEDFLSIIHTNLLSVFAVSKAVVKNMKENGGGSIINISSMASQYGIPKVIAYSASKGAIESMTRAMAVELAPFGIRVNCIAPGFIKTKMSAKALDSDPERKNKVLSRTPMGVLGEPSDIADAVYYFALSESKYTTGTILPVDGGNSIGF
- the uxuA gene encoding mannonate dehydratase, with product MQQTMRWFGPQDNVTLKDIKQAGATGIVTALHQIPVGEVWTIDDIKERKQMIIEAGLEWLVVESLPVHEEIKRATGNYLQYIENYKIIIKNLSACGIKIITYNFMPVLDWVRTNHNFVNEDGSKALLYNQDAFTYFDVFLLKRPNSENDYSEVEKEKALQFGNKLSKEEKELLFKNVLLGLPGSKISFTAEEILSLLNNYAEITNEKLRENLIYFLSEVAPVAAECDSKLAIHPDDPPFSVLGLPRIVSTEEDIKKILLAVPLNSNGLCYCTGSLGADPKNNLERIIDNWGDRIHFLHLRNTFRESETIFRESEHLKGDTKMESIVEKILLLMNFRKVSVPMRPDHGFLHSIDEEKETYPGYSLTGRLKGLAELRGLEMGIAYKLENNTF
- a CDS encoding endo-1,4-beta-xylanase — protein: MKKEKSAISLKDSYKNDFYIGTALSADQIEEKNAKEDSLIKKEFNAITAENIMKSMFVHPFKDKYDFALTDKFIAYGEKNKMFIHGHTLIWHSQLAPWMQKIKDSTEMKAFIKDHITTIVSKYKGRVDSWDVVNEALNEDGTLRKSIFLNTLGESYLVDAFKWAAAADPKVDLYYNDYNNEAPAKRAGNIALIKKIKAAGGKIDGVGIQAHWKLNHPALEEIEKSILEYSAAGVKVAFTELDISVLPDPHNLNGADVNQNFELNAKMNPYPKSLPDSVQVKLAERYASIFKLFLKHKDKISRVTFWGVHDGQSWLNDWPIKGRTNYPLLFDKDLKHKKAYNSVIELKETKQ
- a CDS encoding MFS transporter, with protein sequence MNHISQKLSIKEKIGYSLGDLAANLVFQTLMTYLAYFYTDIYGLSPTDSSIIMLVVGLVAAFVFNPIIGVLADRTITKWGKFRPWILITAIPLGIIALLAFTTPGFSYQGKVIYAVVTYTLLLLFYASNNLPYSALSGVITGDMKERNSLSSYRFVAVMFAQFFVQVFMLGIIKSAGNGDKAIGIEKVMTVLAVIGTIMLLITFLTTKERIIPKPEQKSSVREDLSDLMKNKPWLIMLSLTTLVFITLSMKGGSYVYYFENYVNKEELALFIQPILDTLSNIGLNHFGNDPVSAGFGLFNAGGIIFMIVGITLSKSLADKYGKRNIFGLFLFISTLFILAFYFFPPTAISFIFFSQILHGFFYGITIPLLWAMIADVADYSEWLNNRRATAIIFSAMMVGLKAGLSIGGSLTTLFLGYFHYVPNSLTQTDFAINGIKLLVSIFPAIPFLTGVVLLFFYKIDKNMEAQIEADLKEKRT